The genomic window GTGCAGTCGGGCATCAGCGTTGCCATAGGCAATCTTGAAACTGCTCTTGGCGTCGCCTTGTTTGACCGTTCGGGACACAGGCCGGTCCTGACCGCGCAAGGTCAGGCGTTGTTGGGCAATGCACGCGACATCATTCTTCGCGTGGATGTGCTGCGCGCCCAGGCCCGTGGGTTCGCAGACGGCGTTGAAACGGAACTCGGGATTTCGGTCGACACGCTCTATCCCATGCAGGATGTAGCCCAAGCGATTTCCCAGATGCGGCACCACTTTCCTGCCGTCGCCATCCGGGTCTGGTCGGAGCCGATGGGCGGTCCGCTCGACTCCCTCAGAAAAAAACGCAGCGCCCTCGCCATCATGGTTGGAGAAGATTTCCGCGACCCGCGCATCAAGTTTGAGCCACTAACATCGATCGACCAAGTCGCCGTGGTTGCGGCGACGCACCCGCTGGCCAAACGCTACGCGGACGAGCCGCTCGAATTGATGGATATTGCCGATCATCTCCAGATCGTTTTGTCCGATCCATCGGACCTATCCGCAGGGCGTGACTTCGGCGTCGTGTCTTCCCAGACGTGCCGCGTCAACACGCAGGACACCAAGCACAATCTTATCCTGGGCGGTGCTGGCTGGGGGCGGTTGCCCCACTGGCTCGTCGAGCGGGATTTGGAACACGGCAAGCTGGTGCGCCTCAATGTCAGCGCCATGGGTCGCAATGGCAAGGCCGCGTCCAGCGCCTACGTCGCCCATCGACGGGACGAGGCGCTAGGACCGGCGGCCCAGAAGCTTGCGGATTTGCTGATCGGCTTTGGCGGGGACGCTCGTATTCAGGTCTGATAGGCCTGAAGGCGATATCTGCTCGGAAGAAGCACTTTTCGAACTCTTCTCAGAGGATCGTATCAGGCCTGTACCGCGAGTTTTGGACTATTGGCCAGCTTCAGCCAGACGACACCAGCGATGATG from Hyphomicrobiales bacterium includes these protein-coding regions:
- a CDS encoding hypothetical protein (Evidence 5 : Unknown function), with the translated sequence MMLTQALWLAVIIAGVVWLKLANSPKLAVQA
- a CDS encoding LysR family transcriptional regulator; amino-acid sequence: MLDALTLDQIRTFVTIADSGSFRSAAKKLSRVQSGISVAIGNLETALGVALFDRSGHRPVLTAQGQALLGNARDIILRVDVLRAQARGFADGVETELGISVDTLYPMQDVAQAISQMRHHFPAVAIRVWSEPMGGPLDSLRKKRSALAIMVGEDFRDPRIKFEPLTSIDQVAVVAATHPLAKRYADEPLELMDIADHLQIVLSDPSDLSAGRDFGVVSSQTCRVNTQDTKHNLILGGAGWGRLPHWLVERDLEHGKLVRLNVSAMGRNGKAASSAYVAHRRDEALGPAAQKLADLLIGFGGDARIQV